A stretch of Vibrio maritimus DNA encodes these proteins:
- a CDS encoding OmpA family protein produces MTYNVDNEYYLLGTYFKGHRTATGTRYDNWHERADLTLEQRLTESIIPIPYTPVFCNVYADGEAKLWGSDNHGLLKQIGGKSSVTESNDGDCCLLNIGSRLEKLHHGERYQLSFPPLNVLSQFYGDLQYEQVEGDQTLANKLMSFTKHVDERFVGTSFTVTKILPFQLAPEYENIEGKELTEDEIAYNSWRAEKLKYPDVPIKGFLLPYTQACAVVFSDPLYFGAEVSLIRDGLSFKAKSGRQSNASLIGKAIVSQPTSNQTQNGENDTLPCALFSLDPLTCNDGFYLIRVEFWEDEYLKYHQKSEVELPKSIKHANVKVIKAVREGDTIPQNLYQYELREKLVFKPSPGLGKIACVCGDMVSLEETIIQQFPTQLPSYAEYATKGLVEQNGTKPGMGAISLSGTLMKTAESIMGDFVSLNGPHVPDSASEVAKTISLALWESADKQQLPDFVMTGTAMAAALSASKEALKQYRDATALVQKGITLKDSARLIFTDKVMDTKYFKRIYHFGDEVASNKKVVRGVGRLSSSWFRGSLEKRLGIIGTATDAYEGYKAYKGYREAMDSTEGAITELKNMAASYLEQVSLVQQQDSEDLWKQKAENVQEILGDDANVVVDERGVAVSLYFQFNSATESNQMRVLCADFSNICDKLNCLLKENPDYQLIVEGFAGVIGTAAQNMTVSRNRASKVSDAITKGDSELQSRVIEHAYGKTKLRRGSEENYRDTSDKTDSSELAIDRRVDIRLIIPDYQITLPISRSGLMKMESLHQLWQALAVAEKDQRDELIMSSIDVMCGLALLTPAAPYAAMYFIGKEAGSLLTNGAEFVDDLHGQQVFDEFASRLKNKHDLSVLSRLNKSLANAYNREEHKIERQFLRADEVRAHLESKVTQEELLKRFILRAYAINSLTELLAILSAKGTIDHGMVQKYKVDDFIANYVMSDDWEVPSYSANTLAQSWINRIEQNRHISYWGIGSLDSFNLQRVNVAFNSGFPVQTKLYLNDETTDQLVRFASNFDLNKVDLDEEDIGFSRVVLFNAEKGSWQSYHDWLVENKDNSLVRVSPITPVRVQVIVDPNFSTHKSAFIQTLKYRAEVGLFDAHGPEFDVLFLKKSVDDFTDPDNKIREYYEQAFNEMGASKREAMGISTVNDLELLAIEFDPTYWFGNYEIRGLKPLYAASVWDKAGLGWDSIWSGKSSFELWVEQQHHRDMRYMMNLGGVDLTLALMEFKLPHKQPIKLKQKLLYFGVDDMEYSQFVFDGRHSDKAKLSAEDFMIEEFVTSTSAESKESTPNLLDGHIISVAQIELGGEKYLLDDNKQVRLVGDYDWSTEQDAAIYVALLSDNAAIDAYETMGLAHHECQMTMQISESGPVVHTTMENYGTIRTGEQIHLEQGDYGIEQRHTFDLCVDDLKEGHLQDFGTRVIQHINDNNALYESKLKNQDKKYIYLMKFELNYTSPTGKRVKGLRPYGKAHESSIRIGIESVSQTRVDGTYPTPEGSLMVYKVKDMNTGNPWVKEPTESEIENRSAYSYWKSLDGEGRKEWLKAWMEDNSHSTGAPSLTLKQI; encoded by the coding sequence ATGACTTATAATGTTGACAATGAATATTATTTGCTCGGAACTTACTTCAAGGGTCATAGAACCGCCACAGGTACCAGGTATGATAACTGGCATGAAAGGGCAGATCTAACATTAGAGCAGCGTTTAACGGAAAGTATAATTCCTATCCCATATACCCCAGTGTTCTGCAACGTGTATGCAGATGGTGAGGCAAAACTTTGGGGGTCTGATAATCATGGCTTGTTAAAGCAGATTGGAGGAAAAAGTTCGGTAACAGAAAGCAATGATGGAGATTGTTGTCTGTTGAACATTGGTTCTCGACTTGAAAAGCTGCACCATGGAGAAAGATACCAACTTAGTTTCCCTCCTCTAAATGTACTGAGTCAATTCTATGGAGACCTTCAATACGAACAAGTCGAAGGCGATCAAACTCTAGCGAATAAACTGATGAGCTTTACCAAACATGTTGATGAGCGCTTTGTCGGGACAAGCTTCACTGTTACGAAAATCCTGCCTTTTCAATTGGCACCAGAATATGAAAATATTGAAGGGAAAGAGTTAACTGAAGACGAGATAGCTTACAATAGTTGGAGAGCAGAAAAGCTAAAGTATCCGGATGTCCCTATAAAGGGTTTTCTATTGCCATATACGCAAGCCTGCGCTGTGGTCTTCAGTGATCCTTTATACTTTGGAGCAGAAGTTTCATTGATTAGAGATGGTTTGAGTTTTAAAGCCAAGTCAGGACGACAAAGCAATGCTAGTTTAATTGGTAAAGCTATTGTTTCCCAGCCAACTTCAAACCAAACTCAAAACGGCGAAAATGACACACTTCCATGTGCATTGTTTTCTCTAGATCCATTGACCTGCAATGATGGTTTTTATCTTATTCGTGTAGAATTTTGGGAGGATGAGTACTTAAAATATCATCAAAAGTCGGAAGTTGAGCTTCCAAAGAGTATTAAGCATGCCAATGTTAAGGTAATTAAGGCGGTTAGAGAGGGAGATACTATTCCCCAAAATCTCTACCAATACGAACTCCGCGAAAAATTAGTTTTTAAACCCTCTCCCGGTCTTGGGAAAATCGCTTGTGTATGCGGCGATATGGTCTCGCTAGAAGAGACCATAATCCAACAGTTCCCCACACAGCTTCCAAGTTATGCTGAATACGCTACCAAAGGTTTAGTGGAGCAGAATGGAACCAAACCCGGAATGGGGGCGATCTCGCTATCTGGAACGCTAATGAAAACAGCAGAGTCAATCATGGGAGACTTTGTTTCACTGAATGGACCACATGTACCCGACTCGGCCAGTGAAGTTGCGAAGACCATAAGTTTAGCCCTTTGGGAAAGTGCAGATAAGCAACAACTGCCTGATTTTGTTATGACAGGCACCGCCATGGCAGCAGCGCTGTCAGCCTCTAAAGAAGCGCTCAAACAGTATCGGGATGCGACTGCTTTGGTGCAGAAGGGCATTACTCTTAAAGACTCTGCGCGACTCATCTTTACCGATAAAGTGATGGATACTAAGTACTTTAAACGTATCTATCACTTTGGTGACGAAGTCGCTTCGAACAAGAAAGTCGTTCGGGGAGTGGGGCGACTCTCTAGTTCATGGTTTAGAGGCTCGCTTGAGAAAAGACTAGGCATTATTGGTACCGCGACAGATGCTTATGAAGGTTATAAAGCCTACAAAGGCTACAGAGAGGCGATGGATAGCACGGAAGGCGCAATCACAGAGCTCAAGAACATGGCAGCCTCCTACCTCGAGCAAGTGAGTTTAGTTCAGCAACAAGATTCTGAAGATCTATGGAAACAGAAAGCAGAAAATGTACAAGAGATATTGGGCGATGACGCAAATGTTGTAGTAGACGAACGTGGTGTTGCTGTGAGCCTTTATTTTCAGTTCAACTCCGCGACCGAGAGTAATCAAATGCGAGTTCTTTGCGCGGACTTCTCAAACATTTGCGATAAGTTGAACTGCCTTCTAAAAGAAAACCCGGACTACCAGCTTATCGTAGAGGGTTTTGCTGGCGTTATAGGTACTGCTGCTCAGAATATGACTGTATCGAGAAATCGTGCGAGTAAAGTGAGTGACGCGATCACTAAAGGCGATTCAGAACTTCAGTCGCGCGTTATAGAGCACGCTTATGGCAAAACGAAACTGCGACGCGGAAGCGAAGAGAACTATCGCGATACCAGCGATAAAACAGACAGTTCAGAGCTAGCAATAGATCGCCGCGTCGATATTCGTTTGATTATTCCCGACTACCAGATCACTCTTCCGATCAGTCGCTCAGGTCTAATGAAGATGGAGAGTCTTCACCAGTTGTGGCAAGCGCTAGCTGTGGCTGAGAAAGACCAACGTGATGAACTGATCATGTCCAGCATTGATGTAATGTGCGGCTTAGCATTGTTGACTCCAGCTGCGCCTTACGCTGCGATGTATTTTATTGGGAAGGAAGCAGGATCGCTGCTTACCAACGGAGCGGAATTTGTCGATGACCTACACGGGCAACAAGTGTTTGATGAATTTGCAAGCCGATTAAAAAACAAACATGACCTTAGTGTTCTCAGCCGACTAAACAAATCGTTGGCGAATGCCTACAACCGCGAGGAGCACAAGATTGAAAGGCAGTTCTTGCGGGCAGATGAAGTTAGAGCGCATCTCGAATCCAAAGTAACGCAAGAAGAGCTTTTAAAAAGATTTATCTTACGAGCTTATGCGATTAACTCCCTTACTGAATTGCTTGCGATCCTGTCTGCCAAAGGAACCATAGATCATGGAATGGTGCAGAAATACAAGGTCGATGATTTCATAGCAAATTACGTCATGTCAGATGATTGGGAAGTGCCGTCATACTCGGCAAATACGCTGGCTCAGTCATGGATCAATCGAATTGAGCAAAATCGACATATCAGTTATTGGGGGATTGGAAGTTTAGATTCGTTCAATCTTCAGCGAGTTAATGTCGCTTTCAACAGCGGATTCCCGGTGCAAACGAAGCTTTACCTCAATGATGAGACAACCGATCAACTAGTTCGATTTGCCAGTAATTTTGATCTCAACAAAGTCGACCTTGACGAAGAGGATATTGGGTTCAGCCGTGTTGTGTTGTTTAACGCTGAAAAGGGAAGTTGGCAGAGCTACCATGATTGGTTAGTAGAGAATAAAGACAACTCTTTGGTTCGCGTTTCTCCGATCACGCCTGTGCGTGTTCAGGTAATTGTTGACCCTAACTTTTCAACTCACAAATCTGCCTTTATTCAAACGCTTAAGTATCGCGCTGAAGTGGGTTTGTTTGATGCTCATGGTCCGGAATTCGATGTTTTGTTCTTGAAAAAGTCGGTTGATGATTTTACTGATCCTGACAACAAAATTAGAGAGTACTACGAGCAAGCGTTCAATGAGATGGGAGCTTCAAAGCGCGAAGCTATGGGCATTTCTACGGTTAACGATTTGGAGTTGCTAGCAATTGAGTTTGACCCGACCTATTGGTTCGGAAACTATGAGATTCGAGGTTTGAAGCCTCTCTATGCTGCTTCAGTTTGGGACAAAGCTGGCTTAGGTTGGGACTCTATTTGGAGCGGAAAGTCGAGCTTCGAGCTTTGGGTTGAACAACAACATCACCGAGACATGCGATATATGATGAACTTAGGTGGCGTTGACCTTACATTGGCTTTGATGGAGTTTAAGCTCCCCCACAAACAACCCATTAAGCTCAAGCAAAAACTGCTTTATTTTGGTGTTGATGATATGGAATACAGCCAGTTTGTATTCGATGGTCGACATAGCGATAAAGCTAAGTTATCCGCTGAAGACTTTATGATTGAGGAGTTTGTAACCAGTACTTCAGCGGAATCGAAAGAGAGCACACCGAACCTGCTTGACGGACACATTATTTCAGTAGCGCAAATAGAGTTGGGTGGTGAAAAGTATCTACTTGATGATAACAAGCAAGTTCGTTTGGTAGGCGACTACGATTGGTCAACGGAACAAGATGCCGCTATTTACGTAGCACTTCTATCCGATAATGCTGCGATAGATGCCTATGAAACAATGGGGCTCGCTCATCATGAATGCCAAATGACAATGCAAATCTCTGAGTCAGGCCCAGTGGTCCATACTACTATGGAGAACTACGGTACCATTCGAACCGGAGAGCAAATCCATCTCGAACAAGGGGACTACGGTATTGAACAGAGACATACCTTCGATCTTTGTGTTGATGATCTAAAAGAAGGACATCTACAAGACTTCGGAACTAGAGTGATACAGCACATCAACGATAATAATGCGCTTTATGAGTCAAAGCTAAAGAATCAAGACAAGAAGTACATCTATCTGATGAAATTTGAGCTCAATTATACTTCGCCTACTGGGAAAAGAGTCAAAGGGCTGCGCCCTTATGGTAAGGCTCATGAAAGTAGTATCAGAATTGGAATCGAGTCAGTTTCACAAACTAGGGTCGATGGAACGTATCCAACTCCTGAAGGGAGCCTGATGGTTTACAAAGTCAAAGACATGAACACTGGTAATCCTTGGGTCAAGGAGCCTACCGAGAGCGAAATTGAGAACAGAAGCGCTTATTCTTACTGGAAGTCGTTAGATGGCGAGGGTAGGAAAGAGTGGCTAAAAGCATGGATGGAAGACAATTCTCATTCTACAGGTGCACCTAGCCTAACACTCAAGCAAATCTAA